CCCGAGAACGCCCGGAACGCCGCAGGCGTCCCGAACTCCGGGGCCCCCGCGGGCGTCACGACCCCCGCGGCCCTCGCGGACCCCGTACCGAAAGAGCGTGCATGACCTTCGAGAACGTCACCGTCGACACCCCCGCCCCCGCCGCCGGCACCCTGCTCCTCGTCGGCATCCCGGGCAGCGGCAAGAGCACCGTCGCGGCGGCCGTCGCGGCCCGGTTCGACCGGGCCGCGCACATCGAGGTCGACCACCTCCAGGAGCTGATCGTCCAGGGCGGCCGCTGGCCCAGCCCGGACGGCGACCCGGAGGCGGACCGGCAGATCCTGCTGCGCGCCCGCAACGGCTGCCTCCTGGCGGACAGTTTCGTCGGGGCCGGCTTCCTGGCGGTCATGGACGACGTGGTCGTCCGCCGCTCCCACCTCGACTTCTACCGCGCCCACGTGAAGGCGGGCCCGCTCCACGTGGTGGTCCTGGCCCCCGGCCCGGAGAAGGCCTGGGAGCGCAACAACGCCCGCCACAAGAAGCTCACGACCAACTGGGCCTTCCTCGACGAGGCCATGCGCGAAGAGCTCTCCGGCGAGGGCGTCTGGATCGACAACGCGGACCAGACGGTCGAGGAGACCGTCGCCGCGGTCCTCGCGGCGACCGGCCTGACGCCGGAGAAGTAGCTCAGCCCCCGGCGTCGGCCGGCCACCCCCGCGGCCGCCCCGTCGATCCCCGCACCACCAGCTCCGCCGGGACCGTCGCCAGGCCGCCCGGCGGGGCCGGTTCCGTGCCGAGGGCCAGGCGGCCCGCGCGGACGCCCGCCTCGTGCAGGGGGAGCCGTACGGTCGTGAGCGCGGGGACCGCGTCGACCGAGAAGGGCAGGTCGTCGAAGCCCGCGACGGAGACGTCGTCCGGGATGCTCAGGCCCCGGTCCCGCAGGGCCGCGCAGACCCCCAGGGCGACCGTGTCGTTGGCGGCGACGATGGCGGTCAACTCCGGGTCGAGGCGCAGGAGTTCGCTGGTCGCCTCGTAGCCGGAGGACCGGTCGTAGCGACCGTGCGCGGCAGGCCCCTCGGGCACTCCCGCCGCGGCGAGCGCCGCCCGGTGGCCCTCCAGGCGGTGCCGGGTCGTCGTGCGGTCCGCCGGCCCCGCCACGTAGCCGATCCGCCGGTGCCCGAGCTCCAGCAGGTGCTCGGTGAGCCGGCGCGCGCCCGCCCGGTTGTCGAAGGCGAGCGTCGCCGCCGTCGTGTCGCCGGGGAGCGGGGGCCGCCCGCACAGCACCACCCGGGTGCCCCCGTCGGCCAGCCGCGCCAGCTTGGCCGCGGTCGCCGCGAGGTGCCCCGGGTCCTCCAGGGAGCCGCCGGTCAGGATCACGGCCGCGGCGCGCTGCCGCTGGAGCAGGGTCAGATAGGTGAGTTCGCGCTCGGGCGAACCGCCCGTGTTGCAGACGACGGCCAGCTTCTCGCCGCCCCCGGCCCGGCCCGGTCCGCCCTCGCCGATCGCGCTCTGCGCCGCCCCGGCCATGATGCCGAAGAAGGGGTCGGCGATGTCGTTGACCAGGATCCCGACCAGGTCGGAGGTGGCCGCGGCGAGCGAGCTCGCGGGCCCGTTGGGGACGTAGTCCAGCTCGTCGACCGCGGCCAGCACCCGTTCCCGGGTGGCGGCGGCGACCGGGTAGTTGCCGTTGAGGACGCGCGAGACGGTCGCCGGGGAGACCCCCGCGCGGTCGGCCACGTCCGCCAGGGTGACGGTCATCGCGTACGTACCTCCAGGCCCTTGTCGGCGGTGATGTCGGCAGGCTAGCGTCATCGCCGATAGAAAGCGCTTTCTATCGGCTGGGGCCGCGGTTGCCCGGCGGACCGGGAAGCGCGCGACAGCCGGTGAGAGGAAGAGCTCCGTGACACGCAGAACCGTCCGCATCGCCATGAACGGCGTCACCGGACGCATGGGCTACCGCCAGCACCTCGTCCGCTCGATCCTCGCCCTGCGCGACCAGGGCGGCCTCGACCTCGGCAACGGCGAGACCCTGTGGCCCGAGCCGGTCCTCGTCGGCCGCCGCGAGCCGGCCCTGCGCGCCCTCGCCGAGCGGCACGGGCTCACCGAGTGGTCCACCGACCTCGACGCGGTCCTCGCCGACGACACCGTGGAGATCTACTTCGACGCCCAGGTCACCACCGCCCGCGCCGGGGCGATCAGGAAGGCCGTCACCGCGGGCAAGCACGTCTACACCGAGAAGCCCACCGCCGCCGGCCTCGACGAGGCCCTGGAGCTCGCCCGCCTCGCCCGCGACGCCGGCATCCGCCACGGCGTCGTCCAGGACAAGCTCTTCCTCCCCGGACTGCGCAAGCTCAAGCGCCTGATCGACGGCGGCTTCTTCGGCGAGATCCTGTCCGTACGGGGCGAGTTCGGCTACTGGGTCTTCGAGGGCGACTGGCAGGAGGCCCAGCGCCCCAGCTGGAACTACCGCGCCGAGGACGGCGGCGGCATCGTCGTCGACATGTTCCCGCACTGGGAGTACGTGCTCCACGAGCTCTTCGGCCGGGTCACCGCCGTCACCGCCCACGTCGCCACCCACGTTCCGCGCCGCTGGGACGAGCGGGGGAAGCCGTACGAGGCCACCGCCGACGACGCCGCGTACGGCATCTTCCAGCTGGAGAGCGGCGCCGTCGCCCAGATCAACTCCTCCTGGGCGGTACGCGTCCACCGCGACGAACTCGTCGAGTTCCAGGTCGACGGCACCCACGGCTCCGCCGTCGCCGGACTGCGCGGCTGCCGCGTCCAGCACCGCTCGGCCACCCCCAAGCCGGTCTGGAACCCCGACCTCCCGCTCGGCGCCGGCGATTCCTTCCGCTCGCAGTGGAACGAAGTCCCGGACAACGCCGAGTTCGACAACGGCTTCAAGGCCCAGTGGGAGCTCTTCCTGCGCCACGTCGCCCTCGGCGAGCCCTACCACTGGGACCTGCTCGCGGGCGCCCGGGGCGTCCAGCTCGCCGAACTCGGCCTCCGCTCGGCCGCGGAGGGCCGCCGCCTGGAGGTCCCGGAGGTGACCCTGTGAGCCCGGCGGGCCCGGCCCCGATCCGCCTCCCCCGCGCGGGCGGCGGTCTGCGGGAGTACCGGCCGCGGGCCGAGCCCGCGCGCCTCGGGGCCGTCGGCGGCGCCCTCGTCTCCCGTACCGTCTTCTCCGCCGCGCACGTCGTCGCCGACCCGTACGCCGACACCAGCCCCGATTCCCCCGCCGCCGTCGACTGGGACGCCACCCTCGCCTTCCGCCGCCACCTGTGGGCGCACGGCCTCGGCGTCGCCGAGGCCATGGACACCGCCCAGCGCGGCATGGGCCTCGACTGGGCGGGCGCGGCCGAACTGATCCGCCGCTCCGCCGCCGAGGCCAAGGCGGTCGGCGGCCGGATCGCCTGCGGCGTCGGCACCGACCAGCTCACCGGCCCCGCCGACCTCCCCACCGTCCGCGCGGCCTACGAGGAACAGCTCGCCCTCGTCGAGGAGACCGGCTCCCAGGCCGTCCTCATGGCCTCCCGCGCCCTCGCCTCCGCCGCCACGTCCGCCGAGGACTACCTCGACGTCTACGGGCAGCTGCTCCGCCAGGCGGGCGAACCGGTGATCCTGCACTGGCTCGGCCCGATGTTCGACCCCGCCCTCGACGGCTACTGGGGCTCCGCCGACCTCGACACCGCCACCGAGACCTTCCTGGAGGTCATCGCCGCCCACCCCGGCAAGGTCGACGGCATCAAGGTCTCCCTCCTCGACGCCCGCCGCGAGGTCGACCTGCGCCGCCGGCTGCCACGCGGCGTGCGCTGCTACACGGGGGACGACTTCCACTACCCCGAACTGATCGCCGGCGACGAACACGGCTTCAGCCACGCCCTGCTCGGCGTCTTCGACCCCCTGGGCCCCCTGGCCGCCGAGGCGGTCCGGCTCCTCGACGCCGGGGGCACCGGAGGCACCCGG
The DNA window shown above is from Streptomyces showdoensis and carries:
- a CDS encoding AAA family ATPase, with translation MTFENVTVDTPAPAAGTLLLVGIPGSGKSTVAAAVAARFDRAAHIEVDHLQELIVQGGRWPSPDGDPEADRQILLRARNGCLLADSFVGAGFLAVMDDVVVRRSHLDFYRAHVKAGPLHVVVLAPGPEKAWERNNARHKKLTTNWAFLDEAMREELSGEGVWIDNADQTVEETVAAVLAATGLTPEK
- a CDS encoding LacI family DNA-binding transcriptional regulator, with translation MTVTLADVADRAGVSPATVSRVLNGNYPVAAATRERVLAAVDELDYVPNGPASSLAAATSDLVGILVNDIADPFFGIMAGAAQSAIGEGGPGRAGGGEKLAVVCNTGGSPERELTYLTLLQRQRAAAVILTGGSLEDPGHLAATAAKLARLADGGTRVVLCGRPPLPGDTTAATLAFDNRAGARRLTEHLLELGHRRIGYVAGPADRTTTRHRLEGHRAALAAAGVPEGPAAHGRYDRSSGYEATSELLRLDPELTAIVAANDTVALGVCAALRDRGLSIPDDVSVAGFDDLPFSVDAVPALTTVRLPLHEAGVRAGRLALGTEPAPPGGLATVPAELVVRGSTGRPRGWPADAGG
- a CDS encoding Gfo/Idh/MocA family protein → MTRRTVRIAMNGVTGRMGYRQHLVRSILALRDQGGLDLGNGETLWPEPVLVGRREPALRALAERHGLTEWSTDLDAVLADDTVEIYFDAQVTTARAGAIRKAVTAGKHVYTEKPTAAGLDEALELARLARDAGIRHGVVQDKLFLPGLRKLKRLIDGGFFGEILSVRGEFGYWVFEGDWQEAQRPSWNYRAEDGGGIVVDMFPHWEYVLHELFGRVTAVTAHVATHVPRRWDERGKPYEATADDAAYGIFQLESGAVAQINSSWAVRVHRDELVEFQVDGTHGSAVAGLRGCRVQHRSATPKPVWNPDLPLGAGDSFRSQWNEVPDNAEFDNGFKAQWELFLRHVALGEPYHWDLLAGARGVQLAELGLRSAAEGRRLEVPEVTL
- a CDS encoding dihydrodipicolinate synthase family protein; this encodes MSPAGPAPIRLPRAGGGLREYRPRAEPARLGAVGGALVSRTVFSAAHVVADPYADTSPDSPAAVDWDATLAFRRHLWAHGLGVAEAMDTAQRGMGLDWAGAAELIRRSAAEAKAVGGRIACGVGTDQLTGPADLPTVRAAYEEQLALVEETGSQAVLMASRALASAATSAEDYLDVYGQLLRQAGEPVILHWLGPMFDPALDGYWGSADLDTATETFLEVIAAHPGKVDGIKVSLLDARREVDLRRRLPRGVRCYTGDDFHYPELIAGDEHGFSHALLGVFDPLGPLAAEAVRLLDAGGTGGTRDTGDTGGTPDTRDTRDTGGAPDTGDTRDTRDAGGTGGTEGFRALLDPTVPLARHLFEPPTRFYKTGVVLLAWLAGHQDHFAMAGGLQSARSLPHLARAYELADGLGLFPDPELAASRMRSLLTVYGVPA